DNA from Gemmatimonadota bacterium:
ATACTACTCGGAGTACCGGGGGCGGGAAAAGGCGAGCAGGCAACGAGGCTGTCGGGGAAATTCAGCATTCCGCACGTTTCAACGGGCGAACTGTTGCGGCGGGAGATGGAGGAAGGGACCAAGGTCGGGCGCAGGATATCGGAATTCGTGAACCGGGGCGAACTGGTTTCCGATGCCGTGACGCAGGCCATATTGGAAAACCGATTGCGCGAGGCCGATTGCGCGGCCGGGTTCATTCTGGACGGCTTCCCCAGAAACCTGAACCAGGCCGACTTCCTGCAAGCGGCGCTGGAGCGCATGAGCGCTCCCGTGGACGTGGTGCTCAACATCGAGGTGCCCGACGGTACGGTGATCGACCGCCTGGCCATGAGGAACCGGTTGGACGATGCGCCGGAGACCATACGCCACCGGCTGAAAGTCTACCGAAAGGTTACGGCGCCGCTCGTCGATTACTACGACAGGGCGGGCATGCTGAAACGGATCGACGGCGATGGTACGCCGGAGGAAGTAACGCAACGCATACTGACGTGCCTGGCCCGCAAGGCGTAAGCCGGGCCGGAAACCGACCATGGCCGCCTTAAGCAGCAAGACGCGGCCAAACGGTGAGAGGTTGAAACCCATGCCGAAAGAACCCCCTGTACAGGTGGAAGGTACGGTGGTGGAGCCTTTGCCCAATGCGTCGTTTCGCGTTGAACTGGAAAACGGCCACAGGGTACTGGCCCATATATCCGGCAAAGTACGCATGAACTTCATAAAGATCCTGCCGGGTGACAAGGTCATGGTGGAACTGTCGCCCTACGATCTGACACGCGGCCGGATTACCTATCGTTACAAGTAAGCCCGGGCAAGGCTGCATCCGGGCAAGGCTGCATCCGGGGCACGGTAACGACAGGGAACCCGGCGCAAGCGGAAACGAACCGTAACACGAGGACCGGAAGATGAAAGTACGCGCTTCGGTAAAAAAAATCTGTGAACACTGCAAGGTCATCCGCCGCAGGGGCGTCGTGCGAGTGCTCTGTCGCAACCCGCGCCACAAGCAGCGGCAGGGATAGCAACGACTGAGTTGCCAAGGAGGGCAAGGTGGCACGTATCGCCGGAATCGATCTGCCCCGCGACAAGCGCGTGGAGATCGGTATCACCTACATTTTCGGAATCGGACTGACAACCGCCCGCAAGGTGCTCGACGCGACCGGCATCGATCCGGAAACCCGCGTCCGGGACCTGACCGACCGGGAGATCACGAAGCTCCGCCAGAGCATCGAAAACGATTACCAGGTCGAGGGCGCGCTGCGCGGCGACATCACGTTCAACATAAGGCGACTGATGGACATCGGCTGTTACCGGGGCCTGCGCCACCGCCGCGGGCTGCCCGTGCGGGGACAGCGGACCCGGACGAATTCCCGAATACGCAAGGGACCGCGGCGCACCATCGGTGCGAAGCGCAAGAAGACGTAGCGAGTAACTTTAAACCGTGGAGGTAGAAGGTTGGCTAATGCAAGACGAAGCCGCGCCCGGAGACGAGACCGGCATGTGGACTCCATAGGCGTGGCCCATATCAAGGCGACGTTCAACAATACGATCGTTACCCTCGCCGATCTGCAGGGACACACGATCAGCTGGTCGAGCGGCGGCAAGGGAGGCACGTTCCGCAACTCACGGAAGAGTACGCCGTTTGCCGCGCAGATCGCCGCGGAAGCCGCGGCCAAGGAAGCCATCGAACTGGGACTGAAGCGCGTCGAGGTCTGGGTGAAGGGACCCGGCGCCGGCCGCGAATCGGCCATTCGTGCCCTGCAGGCCGCGGGCCTCGAGATTTCCGCCATCAAGGACGTAACACCTATTCCCCACAACGGATGCCGGCCT
Protein-coding regions in this window:
- a CDS encoding adenylate kinase; this encodes MRLILLGVPGAGKGEQATRLSGKFSIPHVSTGELLRREMEEGTKVGRRISEFVNRGELVSDAVTQAILENRLREADCAAGFILDGFPRNLNQADFLQAALERMSAPVDVVLNIEVPDGTVIDRLAMRNRLDDAPETIRHRLKVYRKVTAPLVDYYDRAGMLKRIDGDGTPEEVTQRILTCLARKA
- the infA gene encoding translation initiation factor IF-1, with the protein product MPKEPPVQVEGTVVEPLPNASFRVELENGHRVLAHISGKVRMNFIKILPGDKVMVELSPYDLTRGRITYRYK
- the rpmJ gene encoding 50S ribosomal protein L36, with translation MKVRASVKKICEHCKVIRRRGVVRVLCRNPRHKQRQG
- the rpsM gene encoding 30S ribosomal protein S13; amino-acid sequence: MARIAGIDLPRDKRVEIGITYIFGIGLTTARKVLDATGIDPETRVRDLTDREITKLRQSIENDYQVEGALRGDITFNIRRLMDIGCYRGLRHRRGLPVRGQRTRTNSRIRKGPRRTIGAKRKKT
- the rpsK gene encoding 30S ribosomal protein S11 translates to MANARRSRARRRDRHVDSIGVAHIKATFNNTIVTLADLQGHTISWSSGGKGGTFRNSRKSTPFAAQIAAEAAAKEAIELGLKRVEVWVKGPGAGRESAIRALQAAGLEISAIKDVTPIPHNGCRPPKRRRV